The Heterodontus francisci isolate sHetFra1 chromosome 4, sHetFra1.hap1, whole genome shotgun sequence DNA window atttgcgtgtgtgcgATTCTCATGTTGAAtgcgtgcgtgaatgtgtagcgtatattagtaattttaactggttacatctttcttgttcaaactcaagaaaacctgtctggttcttttacaattacattagaggaacagaagCAAGTGCTCacggaggtggtaagttcaatcactgtgtttaaaccagagaagggacaaaaagggagcctgagaccccctcctcatctgGCTGTAATAACAGGCATGAATTTGAGAGGCGACAACACTTTCAGGGacattggagaagaaagggaggttggcggtgggcagtagtttgcaaggatggtgggggtcAAGGGGTTTTTAGAGGAgggggtaatgacagcagatttgaaggagggacaaaacctgaggagagagaactgttaacaataccagctaacatgggagccaggagggaagttggatggtcagtactttaGTGGGAATAAGGTCAAGAGAGCAGTAAGTGGAtctcgtggacaagatgagcttggagagggcatggggGGAGacagaagagaaactagagaaagattcaAGTTCGGGGTAGGGCAGGGGGAGCATTAGAGTATGTTCACTCAGTGGGCTCGAGGAAGGGAGTGAAGTGGCAGAGGCAACTGATCAGACATCTCCGTCTCAGTGATAAAGAAattcatgagctcctcgcacttgttggaggggacaggggtttaagaagatggtttgtagtAGAGGAAAGAAGCCGGGGTTTATCTTTGCATTGCGGATGCTcagggaatagtgagcagtttttgaAGACAAGAGGAGGACctgatagtgttttaagtggtccagccaaatctggcagtgaatggctaaaccagttgttcacaatatctGTTAGAAGTCTGAGTCCCTTGGATGTAGGGGAGTGGAAACGGGGGCATGGCCAGGGTGAGTAATGGTGATGAAGGTGGCGGTGAGGTAGAACACCAAAAGAGTAAAATTTTAACATGGCAAAGGGAGAATCGATTATGAATCATCAGTTCGTTTAAATTATGGGGAATTTGCTCTTGTACAGCTGTTCAATGTCACTGCAGTCAATTTTAAAGAGCGTTAGCttccctcccccatcctccccagGGCAGGAGGGCCTGACTGCCTCGGAGAACCTTTATTCCACACCCCACAGGCCAGACTGCTCTTTGTTACCGGCGGCTGCTTTGGACAAGGCGGGCAGGAGGCTGAGGAGGGGCGGCGGCGGCTCCTCCTGGGGCACCCAGCCCGGCTTGACGTGCTGCGTTATTGGCTGCCGGGTGCGGCTTTGAGCCGGTgtcacaggaggaggaggaggagcaggggcGGAGGGGTAAGAGCTGCAGCCTCTTTGCCCGGGTACATGGCGAGAGGTGACAGgggctcctctccccctctcccggtaTCACGACCCATGGCTCCCGGTGCAAGATGCGGATGCCGCCCGGGACACTTGGCGCTCGGAGCCGCGGCTGAGCCTcctatggagagggggagggagcggctgGACATGTAGGAGCAGGAAGGAGGCTGTCCCGTCTCAACATGGCTGAGAACACTGGCAATGGGAAGACGGTCAAAGTGTGGCGGGAGGCAGCGCTGCGCTGCAGGAAACTCCGCAGTAACTTGCGCCAGCTGACTCTGTGCAGCCAGAGCAAGCAGCGCCTCACCCTGCCCGAGAACATCAGCCAGATCCAGATCCTCAACCTGGGCAACAATTCACTGCAGGAGCTTCCCGAGGGGCTGGACGGCTCGCTCAGTAACCTGCGGGCGCTGATCCTGCGGAGGAACCGCTTCGGCCACATCCCGGCGCCGCTCTACTCCCTGGGCCAGCTGGACGAGCTGGACCTGAGTCACAACTGCCTGAGTCAGCTGGCCGGGGAGCTGGGTCTCCTGCACCGCCTCAAGAAGCTCTGTCTGAGCCACAATAAGCTGCAGCTGCTGCCGCCCCAGATCGGAGCCCTGCAGAGCCTGGAGGAGCTGGACATCAGCTTCAATGAGCTGGGCCAACTGCCCGCTACCTTCAGCCAGCTGAAGAGGCTGCGCACGCTGGACGTGGACCACAACAAGTTGACTCATTTCCCGCACCAGATCCTGCATCTCAGCGAGTTGGAGGAATTGGATTTCTCCGGCAATAAGATCGACGTTTTGCCCAAAGAAATTCTGATGCTGCAGTCGGTGAAAATTCTGTGGCTGAGCAGCCTGAAGCTCTCGTACCTGCCGGAGACTTTCTGCAAGCTCACCGCCTTGGAGAGCCTGATGTTGGATAACAACACTTTAAATTCCCTGCCGGAAAGTTTCGGTGACTTGGAGAAGCTCAAGATGATTAATCTGTCATCCAACCTATTTGAGGATTTCCCAAATGCTCTCCTGGAGCTGGTTAATTTGGAGGAGTTGTATTTGAGCAGAAACAGGCTGTCTGTTATCCCGCAGAAGATTTCCAATATCACCAACCTGGCCACGCTCTGGCTGGACAACAACAAGGTGAGATACCTCCCAGACTCCATAGTAGAGCTCAGCAATCTGGAAGAACTTGTGCTGCAGGGGAACCAGATCGCCATTCTCCCTGACTCGTTTGGAAAGCTCTCCAAAGTCAGTCTGTGGAAAATCAAGGACAACCCTTTGATACAGCCTCCCTATGAAGTCTGTATGAAAGGGATTCCCTACATAGCAGCTTATCAGAAGGAGCTTGCACTGTCACAGCCTGCCCTGAAACCCAGGCTGAAACTTGTACTGATGGGCTCCAAATGTGCTGGTAAGACATCACTAAGACAGTGCCTGGTTGGAAATATGTCCACTCTCCCTGCCCTGCACAGCAAAGGAATCGAGGTAACACAATGGGTGGCCGATGCTGAAAAGAATCTAACGTTTATTGTCTACGATCTAGCAGGGGATCAGAACTGTGATCTTATCCAGCCATTTTTTCTCTCTCCTGGGGCTCTTTATGTGCTGGTGGTCAGTCTGAAAGCTTATGTTTCTGGTCGGTTTTATGAATTAGTTGGGTATTTCTTGCACCTCCTTGGGGCCAGGGTCCCTCACGGCGTTGTGTGTGTGGTGGGAGCACATGTGGACCAGTGCAATGAGAAAGAGGTGGAGGAAAAATGCCTGGACATCCATCACCAAATTGCCCTCCAAGAAAAGCGAGACGTTGAGTTCATGCAGGCTGTAGCTGAGAAGGTGGATGGGGCTCTTGGCCAGGAATTTGAGCTGCGAGCTACAAGTCCACATGCGCCCTTTTATGGAGTCTCTGATAAGAACTTGAGGAGGAAGAAGGCTCAAGTACAGTACCTGCTGAACAACCGCCTCCAGATCCTGTCCCCAGTCATCACTGTGAGCTGCCAGGGGGAACACATTGGAATGAACCGCTTGAAGGAGAAGCTGCTGTCCGTGGCCGAGCATCGGGAGATTTTCCCCAATCTGCACCGAGTCCTGCCCAAATCCTGGCAAAGGTTGGAAGAGCTGCATTACAAGCCTCAGGAGCTCTGGCTTTCCTGGTGGGACTCAGCCAGGCTGGGATTACAGGCTGGTCTTACAGAAGACCGACTGCAAAGTGCCCTGTCCTACCTGCACGAAAGCGGCAAGCTGCTGTACTTTGAAGACAGTCTGACTCTTAAGGAGTGCGTCTTTCACAACTTGACCAAGCTGATTGACATCCTGAATGTCTTCTTCCAGCGCGATGCCTCCATTCTGCTCCAGAAACTCTTGGCAGATGCCAATATCGACGAACTGAGGGCAACACAGCTCCATTATTATGTGGAGGGATTCCTGCTTCATGGGCTGCTCCCTCTGCACATTATTCGATTGCTTTTGAAGCCGCATATAAAAACCCAGCAGGACCTCCATCTCATTCTTGAACTACTGGAGAAAATGGGACTCTGTTACTGCCTCAACAAACCCAAAATTAGGCCTCTAAACGGCGCGGCAGTTTGGTTCAAATTCCCGTGCTATGTGAAAAATGAAGTTCCTCATGCAGAAGCCTGGATCAATGGGTCTAACCTCTCTGGGCAGCCGTTTGCAATTGAACAGCTACAAGTAGAATATAGTTTCCCCTTTTTGTTTCCACCAGGCCTATTTGCCAGATATAGCGTCCAGATCAACTCTCATGTTGTACACCGATCAGATGGCAAGTACCAGATCTTTGCTTACAGGGGCAAGGTCCCAGTGGTAATCAGCTACAGACCGACCCAAAGTAGTCTGCAAGCAGACACCTTATCTATTGCTAGCCATGCTTCATTGCCAAATATTTGGACTGCATGGCAAGCCATAATCCCTCTGGTGGAAGAACTAAACGTGCTCCTCCAGGAATGGCCGGGGTTATACTTCACTCTGCATGTCCTGTGCTCCAAGTGCCTTAAAAGAGGGTCCTCAAATCCTCACACCTTTCCAGGTAAGATCTTTTGATaattgtagagtcatagagtcataatggcacagaaggaggccatttggctcatcaagtccatgccagctctgtagagcaatccaatcagacccattcccctgctctatccccttagccctgcaagtttacttcccgcaagtgcccgtccaatttccttttgaaatcattcattatctcAGTTTTCACCATCCTCATAAGCAGCAAGTTAAAGGTCATtagcactcgctgcgtaaaaaaaaaaagtttgtcctcacatcccacctgcatctcttgc harbors:
- the mfhas1 gene encoding malignant fibrous histiocytoma-amplified sequence 1 homolog isoform X3, whose product is MAENTGNGKTVKVWREAALRCRKLRSNLRQLTLCSQSKQRLTLPENISQIQILNLGNNSLQELPEGLDGSLSNLRALILRRNRFGHIPAPLYSLGQLDELDLSHNCLSQLAGELGLLHRLKKLCLSHNKLQLLPPQIGALQSLEELDISFNELGQLPATFSQLKRLRTLDVDHNKLTHFPHQILHLSELEELDFSGNKIDVLPKEILMLQSVKILWLSSLKLSYLPETFCKLTALESLMLDNNTLNSLPESFGDLEKLKMINLSSNLFEDFPNALLELVNLEELYLSRNRLSVIPQKISNITNLATLWLDNNKVRYLPDSIVELSNLEELVLQGNQIAILPDSFGKLSKVSLWKIKDNPLIQPPYEVCMKGIPYIAAYQKELALSQPALKPRLKLVLMGSKCAGKTSLRQCLVGNMSTLPALHSKGIEVTQWVADAEKNLTFIVYDLAGDQNCDLIQPFFLSPGALYVLVVSLKAYVSGRFYELVGYFLHLLGARVPHGVVCVVGAHVDQCNEKEVEEKCLDIHHQIALQEKRDVEFMQAVAEKVDGALGQEFELRATSPHAPFYGVSDKNLRRKKAQVQYLLNNRLQILSPVITVSCQGEHIGMNRLKEKLLSVAEHREIFPNLHRVLPKSWQRLEELHYKPQELWLSWWDSARLGLQAGLTEDRLQSALSYLHESGKLLYFEDSLTLKECVFHNLTKLIDILNVFFQRDASILLQKLLADANIDELRATQLHYYVEGFLLHGLLPLHIIRLLLKPHIKTQQDLHLILELLEKMGLCYCLNKPKIRPLNGAAVWFKFPCYVKNEVPHAEAWINGSNLSGQPFAIEQLQVEYSFPFLFPPGLFARYSVQINSHVVHRSDGKYQIFAYRGKVPVVISYRPTQSSLQADTLSIASHASLPNIWTAWQAIIPLVEELNVLLQEWPGLYFTLHVLCSKCLKRGSSNPHTFPGYLWRIC
- the mfhas1 gene encoding malignant fibrous histiocytoma-amplified sequence 1 homolog isoform X1; amino-acid sequence: MAENTGNGKTVKVWREAALRCRKLRSNLRQLTLCSQSKQRLTLPENISQIQILNLGNNSLQELPEGLDGSLSNLRALILRRNRFGHIPAPLYSLGQLDELDLSHNCLSQLAGELGLLHRLKKLCLSHNKLQLLPPQIGALQSLEELDISFNELGQLPATFSQLKRLRTLDVDHNKLTHFPHQILHLSELEELDFSGNKIDVLPKEILMLQSVKILWLSSLKLSYLPETFCKLTALESLMLDNNTLNSLPESFGDLEKLKMINLSSNLFEDFPNALLELVNLEELYLSRNRLSVIPQKISNITNLATLWLDNNKVRYLPDSIVELSNLEELVLQGNQIAILPDSFGKLSKVSLWKIKDNPLIQPPYEVCMKGIPYIAAYQKELALSQPALKPRLKLVLMGSKCAGKTSLRQCLVGNMSTLPALHSKGIEVTQWVADAEKNLTFIVYDLAGDQNCDLIQPFFLSPGALYVLVVSLKAYVSGRFYELVGYFLHLLGARVPHGVVCVVGAHVDQCNEKEVEEKCLDIHHQIALQEKRDVEFMQAVAEKVDGALGQEFELRATSPHAPFYGVSDKNLRRKKAQVQYLLNNRLQILSPVITVSCQGEHIGMNRLKEKLLSVAEHREIFPNLHRVLPKSWQRLEELHYKPQELWLSWWDSARLGLQAGLTEDRLQSALSYLHESGKLLYFEDSLTLKECVFHNLTKLIDILNVFFQRDASILLQKLLADANIDELRATQLHYYVEGFLLHGLLPLHIIRLLLKPHIKTQQDLHLILELLEKMGLCYCLNKPKIRPLNGAAVWFKFPCYVKNEVPHAEAWINGSNLSGQPFAIEQLQVEYSFPFLFPPGLFARYSVQINSHVVHRSDGKYQIFAYRGKVPVVISYRPTQSSLQADTLSIASHASLPNIWTAWQAIIPLVEELNVLLQEWPGLYFTLHVLCSKCLKRGSSNPHTFPGELLTQSRPEGVTEIICPKNGSEPVDVALVYPPTPTVISPCYK
- the mfhas1 gene encoding malignant fibrous histiocytoma-amplified sequence 1 homolog isoform X2 encodes the protein MAENTGNGKTVKVWREAALRCRKLRSNLRQLTLCSQSKQRLTLPENISQIQILNLGNNSLQELPEGLDGSLSNLRALILRRNRFGHIPAPLYSLGQLDELDLSHNCLSQLAGELGLLHRLKKLCLSHNKLQLLPPQIGALQSLEELDISFNELGQLPATFSQLKRLRTLDVDHNKLTHFPHQILHLSELEELDFSGNKIDVLPKEILMLQSVKILWLSSLKLSYLPETFCKLTALESLMLDNNTLNSLPESFGDLEKLKMINLSSNLFEDFPNALLELVNLEELYLSRNRLSVIPQKISNITNLATLWLDNNKVRYLPDSIVELSNLEELVLQGNQIAILPDSFGKLSKVSLWKIKDNPLIQPPYEVCMKGIPYIAAYQKELALSQPALKPRLKLVLMGSKCAGKTSLRQCLVGNMSTLPALHSKGIEVTQWVADAEKNLTFIVYDLAGDQNCDLIQPFFLSPGALYVLVVSLKAYVSGRFYELVGYFLHLLGARVPHGVVCVVGAHVDQCNEKEVEEKCLDIHHQIALQEKRDVEFMQAVAEKVDGALGQEFELRATSPHAPFYGVSDKNLRRKKAQVQYLLNNRLQILSPVITVSCQGEHIGMNRLKEKLLSVAEHREIFPNLHRVLPKSWQRLEELHYKPQELWLSWWDSARLGLQAGLTEDRLQSALSYLHESGKLLYFEDSLTLKECVFHNLTKLIDILNVFFQRDASILLQKLLADANIDELRATQLHYYVEGFLLHGLLPLHIIRLLLKPHIKTQQDLHLILELLEKMGLCYCLNKPKIRPLNGAAVWFKFPCYVKNEVPHAEAWINGSNLSGQPFAIEQLQVEYSFPFLFPPGLFARYSVQINSHVVHRSDGKYQIFAYRGKVPVVISYRPTQSSLQADTLSIASHASLPNIWTAWQAIIPLVEELNVLLQEWPGLYFTLHVLCSKCLKRGSSNPHTFPGPHLPRMRHINFVMNIDF